One Armatimonadota bacterium DNA window includes the following coding sequences:
- a CDS encoding TIGR00730 family Rossman fold protein — MQDQPENPELDSSAQSLRLKAWESAWDAYWEGGGSSTYELPAGSPVKRERDFLMRTRTLEHEASRLHTITEEFIRGFEALYDLGPAVTVFGSARLGEDNPYYAKGMEIGAELARAGFAVVTGGGPGLMEAVNRGAREANGVSVGCNIILPDEQEPNPYVDKAIQFHYFFVRKVMLVKYSCAFVIMPGGLGTLDEMFEAATLVQTRKVGPFPLICVGSDFWSCMRDLDSRLVKAGTLRENETEFIQLTDSPQEAVEMILCALPDAVRESLVPITCP, encoded by the coding sequence ATGCAGGATCAACCAGAGAACCCCGAACTCGATTCATCGGCTCAGTCCCTTCGACTGAAGGCGTGGGAGAGTGCCTGGGATGCCTACTGGGAAGGCGGCGGCTCGTCCACCTATGAGCTTCCGGCCGGCAGCCCGGTCAAGCGAGAGCGCGACTTCCTGATGCGGACCAGAACCCTGGAGCACGAGGCTTCACGGCTGCACACCATCACCGAGGAGTTCATCCGCGGCTTCGAGGCTCTGTACGATCTCGGTCCGGCCGTCACGGTGTTCGGCTCGGCCAGGCTGGGGGAGGACAATCCTTACTACGCGAAGGGGATGGAGATCGGAGCGGAACTGGCGAGAGCGGGTTTCGCGGTGGTCACCGGCGGCGGGCCGGGCCTCATGGAGGCCGTCAACCGCGGTGCGCGCGAAGCGAACGGGGTCAGCGTCGGGTGCAACATCATCCTGCCCGACGAGCAGGAACCCAACCCGTACGTTGACAAGGCCATACAGTTTCACTACTTCTTCGTGCGCAAAGTGATGCTCGTGAAGTACTCGTGCGCGTTCGTCATCATGCCGGGAGGGCTCGGAACGCTGGACGAGATGTTCGAGGCCGCGACCCTCGTCCAGACCCGCAAGGTGGGGCCGTTCCCGCTCATCTGCGTCGGGTCGGACTTCTGGAGCTGCATGAGGGACCTGGACAGCCGTCTCGTGAAGGCCGGCACCCTGAGAGAGAACGAGACGGAGTTCATACAACTGACCGACTCGCCGCAGGAAGCCGTCGAGATGATCCTCTGCGCTCTTCCCGACGCCGTCAGGGAGTCTCTCGTCCCCATCACCTGCCCGTGA